A single genomic interval of Sphingobacteriales bacterium harbors:
- a CDS encoding rRNA pseudouridine synthase: MDSFVPKKPRNGKDNFHKEAYDTYEKSPETYRRDRKPNSRFNQFPEDNESPKFKKAATYNKKQNPSSDFGLPTESKLQSKKEESYGGQKEYIAKNHIWVNNHYDANNEFNDLFGENGMRLNKYVANAGVCARRKADELIAKGSVQVNGKVVVEMGHRVMPSDTVTFEGRVLNPEPRVYVLLNKPKNYITTTDDERERHTVMELVSDASPYRLYPVGRLDRDTTGLLLLTNDGELAQKLAHPSKELRKVYQITLDKPIAKKHLEQIAQGVELEDGLVPIRELECLNAERTLIELQIHIGRNRVVRRLFEHLGYQVVKLDRVAYGGLTKKGIERGKWRYLNPKEIIFLKYKS, from the coding sequence ATGGACAGTTTTGTGCCCAAAAAACCGCGTAATGGCAAAGATAATTTCCATAAAGAGGCCTACGACACCTACGAAAAAAGTCCGGAAACGTACCGCCGAGACAGAAAACCCAATTCGCGTTTTAACCAATTTCCGGAAGATAATGAATCGCCCAAATTTAAAAAGGCGGCCACTTATAATAAAAAGCAAAACCCTTCGAGCGATTTTGGCTTGCCCACAGAAAGCAAATTACAAAGTAAAAAGGAAGAATCGTATGGCGGACAGAAAGAATATATTGCAAAAAACCATATTTGGGTAAACAACCACTACGATGCCAATAATGAGTTCAACGACCTATTTGGCGAGAATGGAATGCGCTTAAACAAATATGTAGCAAATGCTGGGGTATGCGCACGCCGCAAAGCCGACGAATTAATTGCCAAAGGCAGCGTGCAGGTCAATGGCAAAGTGGTAGTTGAAATGGGGCACCGCGTAATGCCTTCCGATACGGTTACATTTGAAGGCAGAGTCTTAAATCCCGAGCCGCGTGTTTATGTGTTGCTAAATAAACCCAAAAATTATATAACGACAACAGACGACGAGCGCGAACGGCATACAGTTATGGAATTAGTTAGTGATGCATCGCCATACCGACTTTACCCCGTTGGCCGTTTAGACCGCGACACTACGGGCTTGTTATTGCTTACAAATGATGGCGAACTGGCTCAAAAATTAGCACACCCCTCGAAAGAATTGCGCAAAGTATATCAAATAACATTAGATAAACCTATTGCTAAAAAGCATTTAGAGCAAATTGCACAAGGTGTAGAATTAGAAGATGGCCTCGTGCCAATACGCGAATTGGAATGTCTAAATGCTGAACGCACCCTAATTGAACTACAAATCCATATTGGACGCAATAGGGTAGTGCGCCGGCTGTTTGAACACTTAGGCTACCAGGTTGTAAAATTAGACCGTGTGGCTTATGGTGGCTTAACAAAAAAAGGTATTGAGCGCGGAAAATGGCGGTATTTAAACCCTAAAGAAATTATATTTCTTAAATACAAGTCTTAA
- a CDS encoding hotdog fold thioesterase gives MIATEKAQKVVQKMYSNDAFSQWLGIEISDVEPNHVILTMTIRPEMTNGFAIAHGGITYALADSALAFASNSLGRKAVSIETSINHTSSLRAGDQLIASASPESVTNKIGIYRVIITREADSQVVAVFKGVVYRTEKEWGI, from the coding sequence ATGATAGCTACGGAAAAAGCACAAAAAGTAGTTCAAAAAATGTATAGTAACGATGCCTTTAGCCAATGGCTTGGCATCGAAATTAGTGATGTTGAGCCCAACCACGTTATTCTTACCATGACCATACGGCCCGAAATGACTAATGGGTTTGCCATTGCACACGGTGGTATTACCTACGCTTTGGCCGATAGTGCTCTGGCTTTCGCCTCCAACTCATTAGGCCGCAAAGCTGTTTCTATTGAAACATCTATTAACCATACTTCCTCCTTACGGGCAGGCGACCAACTTATTGCCAGTGCCAGCCCCGAAAGTGTTACCAATAAAATTGGCATTTACAGGGTAATAATAACCCGCGAAGCCGACTCGCAAGTAGTAGCCGTTTTTAAAGGAGTGGTGTATCGTACAGAAAAAGAATGGGGAATTTAG
- a CDS encoding DedA family protein — protein MEEWLAWGYFGLFAASFLGATIVPFSSDVVVVGMVYAGYYNIGWIIIIATIGNWLGGLSSYYLGYLGKWQWLERYFGIKHQQLVQTQYYLNKYGLWLAFFSWLPFLGDLFCAGMGFFKTNLRITALLMLLGKLLKYAAVAWLTLKGIEI, from the coding sequence ATGGAAGAATGGCTGGCCTGGGGTTATTTTGGCTTATTTGCCGCATCGTTTTTAGGTGCCACCATTGTGCCATTTAGCTCAGACGTAGTTGTTGTGGGTATGGTGTACGCAGGCTATTACAATATAGGTTGGATAATAATTATAGCAACAATAGGAAATTGGTTAGGTGGGCTAAGTTCGTATTATTTGGGCTATTTAGGCAAATGGCAATGGTTAGAACGGTATTTTGGTATTAAACACCAACAATTAGTGCAAACGCAATACTATTTAAACAAATATGGGCTGTGGTTGGCTTTTTTTAGTTGGTTGCCGTTTTTAGGCGATTTGTTTTGTGCCGGAATGGGCTTTTTTAAAACCAATTTGCGTATAACCGCCTTATTAATGTTGTTGGGTAAATTGCTTAAATATGCAGCAGTTGCATGGTTGACTCTAAAAGGCATAGAAATTTAG
- a CDS encoding methyltransferase has translation MPNLRWRIAQWLELKWWKRYLKPKHPDKYLAWKRQYWYDFLHQLSGYLPLQTPNSSKVINALDAGCGPAGIFTALPANNWAVTAIDPLLNKYANELPHFNPNQWPNVRFETNTIENMQYEACFEVVFCLNAINHVTNIDNAVDKLVQSLQPNGCLVMSIDAHNYRFWRWLFRKIPADVLHPHQYNLKEYQNLLSQRGIILKASVLLQKNYFFNYYVLVGYKTAN, from the coding sequence ATGCCAAATTTGCGATGGCGTATTGCCCAATGGCTCGAATTAAAATGGTGGAAGCGATACCTAAAACCAAAGCATCCGGATAAATACTTAGCATGGAAGCGGCAATACTGGTATGATTTTTTACATCAATTATCCGGATATCTGCCGCTACAAACACCAAATTCAAGCAAGGTTATAAATGCTTTAGATGCCGGATGTGGGCCAGCCGGTATTTTCACTGCTCTGCCAGCCAATAATTGGGCGGTAACAGCCATTGACCCCCTGTTAAATAAATACGCCAACGAGCTGCCCCATTTTAATCCCAATCAATGGCCAAATGTAAGGTTTGAAACAAATACCATAGAAAACATGCAGTATGAAGCATGTTTTGAGGTGGTTTTCTGCCTCAATGCTATTAACCATGTAACAAACATTGATAATGCTGTTGATAAATTAGTACAAAGTTTACAACCCAATGGCTGTTTAGTTATGTCAATAGATGCGCACAATTACAGGTTTTGGCGTTGGCTTTTCCGGAAAATACCTGCCGATGTATTGCATCCACATCAATATAATTTGAAAGAATACCAAAATTTGCTTTCACAACGAGGCATCATTTTAAAGGCATCTGTTTTGCTGCAAAAAAACTATTTTTTTAATTATTACGTCTTGGTGGGGTATAAAACGGCTAATTAG
- a CDS encoding dipeptidase, whose amino-acid sequence MQTYLEQHKERFLNELLNLLRIPSVSADSKYSSAVNEMAKAVAENLKAIGADNVQLLPTQGYPVVYADKIINPNLPTVLVYGHYDVQPPDPLALWHSPPFEPVVKDGNIYARGACDDKGQFFMHLKAFEMMMQTTGLPCNVKFLIEGEEEVGSANLPDFLRENAQRYACDVVLISDTGMIANDIPSIDVGLRGLSYVEVEITGPSHDLHSGTYGGAVANPINVLCTMIASMHDENRHITIPGFYDDVIELTANERNALNSQPFDLNKYKEHLKVADVMGEKGYTTIERTGIRPTLELNGIWGGYIGEGAKTVLPSKAYAKISMRLVPNQSPDKITELFTAHFTKIAPASVQVKVTPHHGGPPAVTPTNAVAYRAAEAAMEKTFGKKPIPTRGGGSIPIVALFEQVLGVKTVLMGFGLDTDAIHSPNEKFGLFNFYKGIETIPYFYQEYAKLMGTNK is encoded by the coding sequence ATGCAAACATATCTTGAACAACATAAAGAACGCTTTTTAAACGAGTTGTTAAACTTGTTGCGTATTCCATCGGTAAGTGCCGATAGCAAATATAGCAGCGCTGTGAATGAAATGGCAAAAGCTGTAGCCGAAAACTTAAAAGCTATTGGCGCAGATAATGTTCAACTTTTACCAACCCAAGGCTACCCAGTAGTCTATGCCGATAAAATAATAAACCCCAATTTGCCTACCGTTTTGGTGTATGGGCACTATGACGTGCAGCCCCCCGATCCATTGGCATTATGGCACTCGCCTCCCTTTGAACCAGTGGTCAAAGATGGGAATATATACGCGCGAGGGGCCTGTGATGACAAAGGACAGTTTTTTATGCACTTAAAGGCGTTTGAAATGATGATGCAAACAACCGGCTTGCCGTGCAACGTTAAATTTTTAATTGAAGGTGAAGAAGAAGTTGGCTCGGCAAATTTACCCGATTTTTTGCGTGAAAATGCGCAGCGCTATGCCTGCGATGTAGTGCTTATATCAGATACAGGGATGATTGCTAATGATATACCCTCAATAGACGTTGGTTTGCGAGGATTAAGCTACGTGGAAGTTGAAATTACCGGGCCAAGTCACGACCTACATTCGGGAACTTATGGCGGCGCTGTTGCCAATCCAATCAATGTGCTTTGCACCATGATTGCGAGTATGCACGACGAAAACCGCCACATTACCATCCCCGGATTTTATGATGATGTAATAGAATTGACCGCCAATGAACGCAATGCCTTAAACAGCCAACCATTTGATTTAAACAAATATAAAGAACATTTAAAAGTAGCCGACGTAATGGGCGAAAAAGGCTACACAACCATTGAACGTACCGGAATAAGGCCAACTTTAGAGCTAAATGGTATTTGGGGCGGCTATATAGGTGAAGGCGCTAAAACGGTGCTGCCATCAAAAGCATATGCCAAAATATCAATGCGATTGGTACCCAACCAAAGCCCCGATAAAATAACGGAACTTTTTACAGCACATTTCACGAAAATTGCCCCCGCCTCTGTGCAGGTGAAGGTTACACCCCACCACGGCGGCCCACCGGCGGTTACACCAACCAACGCTGTAGCCTACCGCGCCGCAGAAGCCGCAATGGAAAAAACATTCGGCAAAAAGCCAATTCCTACGCGCGGAGGCGGAAGTATTCCAATAGTAGCGCTTTTTGAACAGGTTTTGGGCGTAAAAACAGTACTTATGGGATTTGGCTTAGATACGGATGCCATCCATTCGCCAAATGAAAAATTTGGTTTATTCAATTTTTACAAGGGCATTGAAACCATACCCTATTTTTATCAAGAGTATGCAAAATTAATGGGAACAAATAAATAA
- a CDS encoding RNA methyltransferase, which translates to MSKLTIKTISSAQNPLIKTVMLLLDKSRERRREQVFVAEGMAEVKRAIEAGYEAQILIFADGNTDDAVIAETYHLANQYAPATDIELIKTTPTLFARLAYRGNVYNHILAVFKAKTHSLSQLPKPAKNWLGLVIEGVEKPGNIGAIMRTANAAQVNAVLLCTPQQHADVYHPHILRASLGGCFSLPIAICSTTEAINWLQQHNITSFAAALSGSVPHFEANFKTSCAIVLGAEHQGLSNEWLNNANHKIRIPMHGQVDSLNVSVSAAILVYEALRQRAA; encoded by the coding sequence ATGTCAAAGCTAACAATCAAAACTATATCGAGCGCGCAAAACCCTTTGATTAAAACTGTAATGTTGCTGTTAGATAAGAGCAGGGAAAGGCGGCGCGAACAAGTTTTTGTTGCCGAGGGTATGGCCGAGGTTAAACGTGCAATTGAGGCCGGATACGAGGCGCAAATCCTAATTTTTGCCGATGGCAATACCGATGATGCCGTAATTGCCGAAACCTACCATTTAGCCAATCAATATGCACCTGCCACAGATATTGAACTTATTAAAACTACCCCTACCCTATTTGCTCGCTTAGCCTACCGCGGCAATGTTTATAATCATATCTTAGCTGTTTTTAAAGCAAAAACGCATAGTTTAAGCCAGTTACCCAAACCTGCCAAAAACTGGCTTGGGCTTGTTATCGAGGGCGTCGAAAAACCCGGCAATATTGGGGCAATTATGCGCACGGCCAATGCCGCCCAAGTAAACGCTGTTTTGCTTTGCACCCCTCAGCAGCACGCCGATGTCTATCATCCGCACATTTTGCGGGCAAGTTTGGGGGGGTGTTTTAGCCTTCCTATTGCAATATGCTCTACCACCGAGGCTATAAATTGGTTGCAACAGCATAATATTACAAGTTTTGCCGCTGCATTATCCGGTTCAGTACCCCATTTCGAGGCCAATTTTAAAACATCATGCGCTATTGTTTTAGGTGCCGAGCATCAAGGTCTTTCAAACGAATGGTTAAATAATGCCAATCATAAAATACGTATTCCCATGCACGGACAAGTCGATTCTTTGAATGTATCGGTTTCGGCGGCAATTTTGGTTTACGAAGCATTACGGCAACGAGCCGCGTAA